In Cytophagales bacterium, the following are encoded in one genomic region:
- a CDS encoding tetratricopeptide repeat protein, with protein sequence MNKHLTFTIFWLFALIAGAQNSGQQASEDRSYDLIRDLIAEKSWTLAHQRATDFAEQFPQSDELEEVKYLQVLSGLNGFLPSSTALADDYLDNRAPGVRTDLIRMAWADQLFAQKKYEKASDLYEGITRQFVAQKDYIRAQYFVAYCSYAAGDRDKALTKFKEVTLYQDEYRIKSAYYAGTILYEQKSFEEALRYLLIADEENPLQLSGMIANVYFQLNRRDDLVAYAKQKIEKSNRATKIALYRLLGEVYFDQRNFELAADNFQRSIDLAKKGVEVSTYYKLAFSYDQLHQSDKAIDNYKIAALKNSEIGQLSAFRLGELYVNQEDYNFAAQSFEQASRFDFNTEIKEQSTFLPGKLKLKIGNFDEAITDLEQYLEDYPDASWQSEATDLLAEAYLRTSNYEKAIAHIESLPRQTSVTRTAYQQVTLRKGQQLFNETKFERSRRFLSKSLRYTPNPELVAQAHYWMAESYVASEDPAAAKRAYQSVLNLGGGREVRLLKGLSHYGLGYIAYNEKAYQRAANAFQAYLSTVDLKHAYYQDAQLRLADCQYALKEFDQARSGYETLLHGDYPRKDYLRYQLGLVAYQREDLAEAELQLRFVIQDYPNSVLADNAAFQNGQMWFENADFASAIRTFSIVIERYGSSGLLPYALVRRGVCEANLEELEKAEEDFARVIAEFPNHVAAGDAIIGLQDLQKRGVEVASFSELLAQYKQANPDNSSLESIDFEQIKTNYFNRKYAQLGFLVDQFVKDYPESNFLPDAYYYLADGYYRSFDYVQAVTQFNRLLVYPNYDYYQRVLDKRGKSLLKLERGREAVQNYQLLSGAARNPREKYLAREGLMNAFQAIDADSAIYFADEILTANWKPINGEHLAQLTKLRLFMTQDRIAEAKAIADQLRQESSDEVGAEAAYQYSFIQAEEEDFAGSNQSIFQLLNEFASYANWTDRGYLLLIDNYIALNELLQAEATANSILEKSTNEALKLEAATKQEQIKALELELLQQEQDSTEQVINEADSIK encoded by the coding sequence GTGAATAAGCACCTCACTTTTACAATTTTTTGGTTGTTCGCCCTGATCGCAGGGGCACAAAATTCCGGTCAGCAAGCAAGCGAAGACCGAAGTTATGACCTCATTAGAGATTTAATCGCGGAGAAGAGTTGGACGCTTGCGCATCAGCGTGCTACCGATTTTGCGGAACAATTTCCTCAATCTGATGAACTCGAAGAAGTCAAATATCTTCAGGTTTTGAGTGGCCTCAATGGCTTTTTACCGAGTAGTACAGCGTTGGCAGATGATTACCTCGACAACAGAGCGCCCGGTGTGAGAACCGATCTTATCCGAATGGCCTGGGCCGACCAATTATTTGCACAAAAGAAATATGAAAAGGCAAGTGACCTTTATGAAGGGATCACCCGGCAATTTGTAGCACAAAAGGATTATATCCGTGCGCAATATTTTGTGGCTTATTGCAGCTATGCCGCCGGAGATCGGGACAAAGCGCTTACGAAGTTCAAGGAAGTCACTCTTTATCAGGATGAATACCGCATAAAATCTGCCTACTACGCCGGAACAATCTTATATGAGCAAAAATCTTTTGAAGAAGCACTTCGCTACCTGTTGATCGCAGATGAAGAAAATCCCCTACAATTATCGGGGATGATTGCCAATGTGTATTTTCAATTGAACCGGAGGGATGATCTGGTTGCTTATGCGAAACAAAAAATAGAAAAGAGCAACCGGGCGACGAAAATTGCCCTGTATCGTTTGCTGGGGGAAGTATATTTTGATCAAAGGAATTTCGAACTAGCGGCTGACAACTTTCAGCGATCTATTGATTTAGCCAAGAAAGGGGTAGAAGTGAGCACGTATTACAAACTAGCATTTTCTTACGACCAGTTGCATCAGTCAGATAAAGCCATTGATAACTACAAAATAGCCGCACTTAAAAACTCTGAGATAGGTCAGTTGAGTGCCTTTCGGTTAGGCGAGCTTTATGTAAACCAGGAGGATTACAATTTTGCAGCTCAGTCTTTTGAACAAGCTTCTCGCTTTGATTTTAATACTGAGATAAAAGAGCAATCCACTTTTTTGCCGGGAAAATTGAAACTCAAGATTGGTAATTTTGATGAGGCCATTACGGATCTGGAGCAATACCTTGAAGATTACCCAGATGCAAGTTGGCAATCCGAAGCCACTGATTTATTGGCAGAAGCCTATCTCAGAACATCTAACTACGAAAAGGCCATTGCGCACATTGAAAGCTTGCCTCGGCAAACCTCTGTTACCCGAACTGCCTACCAGCAAGTCACTTTGAGAAAGGGGCAACAATTGTTCAATGAAACCAAATTTGAGCGTTCCAGACGATTTCTGAGCAAATCATTGCGTTATACACCTAATCCGGAATTGGTGGCGCAGGCGCATTACTGGATGGCAGAATCTTATGTGGCGAGCGAAGACCCTGCCGCAGCTAAACGCGCCTATCAATCCGTGCTCAACCTCGGTGGGGGTCGGGAAGTGCGACTGTTGAAAGGACTATCGCATTACGGGTTGGGGTACATTGCTTACAATGAAAAAGCTTATCAACGAGCCGCAAATGCATTTCAGGCCTATTTGTCTACGGTGGATTTAAAGCATGCCTATTATCAGGATGCACAGTTAAGACTTGCCGATTGTCAGTATGCTTTAAAGGAATTTGATCAGGCTCGGTCGGGATATGAAACTTTGCTTCACGGTGATTATCCACGCAAAGATTATTTGCGTTACCAGTTGGGGTTGGTTGCTTATCAGCGAGAGGACCTGGCAGAAGCAGAGCTGCAACTCAGGTTTGTGATTCAGGATTATCCAAACTCGGTTCTTGCTGACAATGCCGCTTTCCAGAATGGTCAAATGTGGTTTGAGAATGCGGATTTTGCTTCAGCTATTCGAACTTTTTCTATTGTGATTGAGCGATATGGGTCCAGTGGATTGTTGCCCTATGCACTGGTCAGACGCGGTGTTTGTGAGGCCAACTTGGAGGAACTGGAGAAAGCGGAAGAAGATTTTGCTCGGGTGATTGCTGAATTTCCTAACCATGTTGCAGCAGGCGATGCCATTATTGGATTGCAAGACCTGCAAAAACGTGGTGTTGAAGTAGCTTCGTTTAGCGAGTTGCTGGCGCAATACAAGCAGGCCAATCCGGATAATTCCAGCCTGGAAAGTATCGATTTTGAGCAGATCAAAACCAATTATTTTAATCGGAAATATGCACAATTGGGCTTTTTGGTGGATCAGTTTGTGAAAGACTACCCGGAAAGTAACTTTTTGCCGGATGCCTATTATTACCTCGCTGATGGCTACTACCGTTCTTTCGACTATGTACAGGCCGTGACCCAATTCAATCGCCTGTTGGTATACCCCAATTACGATTATTATCAGCGTGTATTAGATAAGCGCGGAAAGTCTTTATTGAAATTAGAGAGAGGCAGGGAGGCAGTTCAGAATTATCAACTCCTGAGCGGTGCAGCGCGCAACCCCCGTGAAAAGTACCTGGCGCGGGAAGGGTTGATGAATGCTTTTCAGGCCATTGATGCAGATAGCGCCATCTATTTCGCGGATGAGATTCTGACAGCAAACTGGAAACCGATAAATGGGGAGCATCTTGCACAATTGACGAAACTAAGGTTGTTCATGACGCAGGATAGAATAGCGGAAGCAAAAGCCATCGCCGATCAATTGCGACAGGAATCCAGTGATGAAGTAGGGGCTGAAGCAGCATACCAGTACAGTTTTATTCAAGCTGAAGAAGAGGATTTTGCTGGTTCGAACCAGAGCATTTTTCAATTACTCAATGAGTTTGCGTCCTATGCCAACTGGACAGATCGTGGCTATTTGTTGTTGATTGATAATTATATCGCATTGAACGAACTCTTGCAGGCGGAGGCTACGGCCAATTCTATTTTGGAGAAGTCTACCAATGAAGCATTGAAGCTGGAGGCAGCAACCAAACAGGAACAGATAAAGGCGTTAGAGCTTGAGTTGCTGCAACAAGAACAAGATTCGACAGAACAGGTCATTAACGAAGCGGATAGTATCAAATGA
- a CDS encoding DUF4249 domain-containing protein, which yields MRKLLKACEELKQWKVCIYPAIISLLFFSCVYPYELEIFEEASALVVDATLTNETKAHMVQLTFSERLDSSSFRPVSSAVVNYLSNGQRISLREAKPGQYITDSSFAGIPGQTYQLEIALSDGQQYLSSEETLLAPVEIDSVYGRFVVVPADFNETNLDGVQLFLDAHSDATEHHNFRYEFQESYAVDVPYPSKYDYSGTLSSFQVFPRERDLGRCYRKRQQSRTLISTTRNLSENRISEYPLKFVNEWLPDLAYDYRIGVRQYTISDDTYDFFRQLRDINESAGSLSDRQLGTLKGNISPQPGTTMPVLGYFEAAGVSEARRTLSYRDFLDDGIQTQEWICPLDSIWTNCVVDYEVPVRVIFQREDIRIENGDTITRIANFFNWSRLDASLNGPCEGERVITDIRGNFAFFTWKYCGDCTWHGLYDRPEVWEVVP from the coding sequence ATGAGGAAACTACTGAAAGCTTGTGAGGAGTTGAAACAATGGAAGGTCTGTATATATCCTGCGATCATCTCACTACTTTTCTTTTCGTGCGTCTATCCATACGAACTTGAGATTTTTGAAGAAGCTTCTGCGTTGGTTGTGGATGCTACACTGACCAATGAGACTAAAGCACATATGGTGCAACTTACTTTTTCCGAACGCCTGGACAGTTCATCATTCCGCCCAGTAAGTTCTGCGGTTGTCAATTATCTATCGAATGGCCAGCGGATCTCATTGCGAGAAGCCAAACCAGGCCAATACATCACGGATTCTAGTTTTGCAGGTATTCCTGGACAGACTTACCAATTAGAGATCGCACTCTCGGATGGACAGCAATATCTATCCTCGGAAGAAACGCTCTTAGCTCCAGTGGAAATAGATAGTGTTTATGGCAGGTTCGTGGTGGTCCCTGCTGATTTCAATGAAACCAATCTGGATGGTGTGCAGCTATTTCTGGATGCACATTCTGATGCTACGGAACACCATAATTTTCGGTATGAGTTCCAGGAAAGTTATGCGGTAGACGTGCCGTACCCCTCGAAATATGATTATAGCGGAACCTTAAGTTCCTTTCAGGTATTTCCCAGGGAACGTGATTTAGGCCGATGTTATCGAAAAAGGCAACAGTCAAGGACCCTGATCAGTACCACGCGCAATCTCAGTGAAAATCGAATTTCTGAATACCCTTTGAAATTCGTCAATGAATGGCTGCCCGATCTGGCCTATGATTATCGCATTGGTGTCCGACAATACACCATCTCCGATGACACTTACGATTTCTTTCGACAATTAAGAGACATCAATGAATCAGCCGGTTCTCTGTCCGATCGCCAGTTGGGCACACTCAAAGGCAATATCAGTCCACAGCCCGGCACAACCATGCCCGTGTTGGGCTATTTCGAGGCTGCTGGGGTGTCGGAAGCAAGGCGCACACTTAGCTACCGGGATTTTCTGGACGATGGCATTCAAACGCAAGAGTGGATCTGCCCCTTGGACAGCATCTGGACCAACTGTGTGGTGGATTATGAAGTGCCCGTACGAGTCATATTCCAACGAGAGGACATCAGGATCGAAAATGGAGATACGATCACAAGAATTGCTAACTTTTTTAATTGGAGTCGATTGGACGCATCCCTCAATGGACCCTGTGAAGGTGAAAGGGTCATTACTGACATCAGAGGAAATTTCGCTTTTTTTACCTGGAAATATTGCGGTGATTGCACCTGGCATGGGCTCTATGATCGACCGGAAGTATGGGAGGTAGTACCCTAG
- a CDS encoding SPOR domain-containing protein yields the protein MADDSTNEEEPKERKNEYFDDDEDFGLPDLEYDELDDEDEPLEEELDLEVEVDGEDESLEELEIEDAPAEPEPELIDLEDNDVSGELDLDESYSEPEASEDSTDIGDISEEDLDDIEISDEDLEGVDFDDIDLSDISEEDLQLDDEDTDFYEEESYEDFEGESAGADIFESEGSSSGSSEDLSAEELAERENKGVEFKYSDPQSRNSFTRIVVIGTVVIAVLGLSLWFAFFRTGGNEQIAEKPKQEQPAKPKPEPPKEDPKPVPSDPKPEPEQVKPDPQPLTVEAGEITRLSAKTGQAYVIIGSFVDEDLAGDYAQELADDGKSPTIIPPFDDHRFYRVAIASYSTFADANNAVNNYKGEFGDDIWALRY from the coding sequence ATGGCCGACGACAGCACCAACGAAGAAGAACCTAAAGAAAGGAAAAACGAGTACTTCGATGATGATGAGGACTTTGGTCTTCCGGATCTGGAATATGATGAACTGGATGATGAAGATGAGCCTCTCGAAGAAGAACTGGATCTTGAGGTAGAAGTTGATGGTGAGGATGAATCACTAGAGGAGCTTGAAATAGAAGATGCTCCTGCCGAACCTGAACCAGAACTCATTGATTTAGAAGACAATGATGTTTCCGGAGAATTGGATCTGGATGAAAGTTATAGTGAGCCTGAGGCTTCAGAGGATTCTACGGATATTGGAGATATCAGTGAAGAAGACCTTGATGACATTGAAATCTCGGATGAAGACCTGGAAGGCGTTGACTTTGACGACATAGATCTGAGTGATATCTCTGAAGAAGACCTTCAGTTAGATGACGAGGATACCGACTTCTATGAAGAAGAGTCATACGAGGACTTTGAAGGTGAATCGGCAGGTGCTGATATTTTCGAATCTGAAGGAAGTTCTTCTGGTAGCTCAGAAGATTTGAGTGCCGAAGAATTGGCAGAACGAGAGAATAAAGGAGTGGAGTTCAAATACTCCGACCCACAAAGCAGGAATTCCTTTACCCGCATTGTGGTGATCGGTACGGTCGTGATAGCGGTTCTTGGTCTTTCTTTATGGTTTGCGTTCTTCCGAACAGGAGGAAATGAGCAGATTGCGGAAAAGCCTAAGCAAGAGCAGCCTGCTAAACCAAAACCGGAACCACCCAAAGAGGATCCTAAGCCAGTACCGTCAGATCCTAAGCCCGAGCCTGAACAAGTGAAACCAGATCCACAACCACTGACCGTGGAAGCAGGTGAGATCACCAGGTTGAGTGCTAAAACAGGTCAGGCTTATGTCATCATCGGAAGTTTTGTCGACGAAGATCTCGCTGGAGATTACGCGCAGGAACTGGCTGATGACGGCAAGAGTCCAACGATCATTCCTCCATTCGATGACCACCGGTTTTACCGGGTAGCGATTGCCTCCTATAGCACCTTTGCGGATGCCAACAATGCAGTCAATAATTACAAAGGAGAGTTTGGAGATGACATTTGGGCACTCCGGTATTAA
- the trmB gene encoding tRNA (guanosine(46)-N7)-methyltransferase TrmB: protein MRQKHKRYSENFARENVLEPGKELFEKIKGNWRSTMFGNGNDLVVELGCGKGEYTIGLSRVYPDRNFIGIDIKGDRIWVGSKMAEDEKLGNVAFLRTQLHYFEKFFEEGEVSEMWLTFPDPRPRDRDEKRRLTFPRYLNLYKHALKKDGWFKFKTDNTPLFDWTLEVLEQQFPVRNLSYTHDLYESDLMSEHFGIQTKYEKLFSDKGEKIKYMKFQF from the coding sequence GTGAGGCAAAAGCATAAAAGATACAGTGAGAATTTTGCACGGGAAAACGTGCTGGAACCGGGAAAGGAACTATTCGAAAAGATCAAGGGTAATTGGAGAAGTACCATGTTCGGCAATGGAAACGACTTAGTCGTTGAGCTGGGCTGTGGGAAAGGGGAATACACCATTGGCCTGTCCAGGGTATATCCAGATCGAAATTTTATCGGGATCGACATCAAAGGTGACCGAATCTGGGTGGGGAGTAAAATGGCAGAAGATGAAAAGTTGGGTAACGTGGCTTTCTTAAGAACACAACTGCATTATTTTGAGAAATTTTTCGAAGAAGGTGAAGTGTCTGAAATGTGGTTGACTTTTCCTGATCCTCGTCCTCGAGACAGGGATGAAAAGCGAAGGCTGACTTTTCCGCGATACCTCAATCTTTACAAACACGCCTTGAAAAAAGATGGTTGGTTCAAGTTCAAAACGGATAATACGCCTTTATTCGATTGGACACTTGAAGTCCTGGAGCAACAATTTCCGGTACGAAATTTGAGCTACACCCATGACTTGTACGAATCCGACCTGATGTCCGAGCATTTTGGCATCCAAACCAAATACGAGAAACTTTTCTCCGACAAAGGAGAAAAAATCAAATACATGAAATTTCAATTTTAA
- a CDS encoding FKBP-type peptidyl-prolyl cis-trans isomerase, with amino-acid sequence MKRFILCLFVLGSLVGCKDDDELTFEQQLAVDTELIDSFLAANNITAQIDASGLRYVIHEQGEGLTPEPASGIVAAYEGTFLDGEVFDSNSEFTFRLSNMIEGWIIGLPYIQEGGRMSLYIPSGLAYGTRGTQSGSIPQNTVITFTVEIIDIWE; translated from the coding sequence ATGAAGCGATTTATACTTTGTCTTTTTGTTTTAGGGTCCTTGGTGGGGTGTAAAGACGATGACGAACTCACCTTTGAACAACAATTGGCTGTAGATACGGAATTGATTGATAGTTTCCTTGCGGCAAATAACATTACCGCCCAGATTGATGCCAGTGGATTGAGGTATGTCATCCACGAGCAGGGTGAAGGTCTAACTCCCGAGCCTGCCAGCGGGATTGTTGCAGCTTATGAAGGAACCTTCCTTGATGGAGAAGTTTTTGACAGCAACTCGGAATTTACCTTCCGACTTTCAAACATGATCGAAGGGTGGATCATCGGACTGCCATATATTCAGGAAGGTGGAAGAATGTCCTTGTACATTCCCTCAGGATTGGCCTATGGCACCAGAGGCACTCAATCTGGGAGTATTCCTCAAAATACGGTCATTACGTTTACCGTGGAGATCATTGATATCTGGGAATAA
- a CDS encoding FKBP-type peptidyl-prolyl cis-trans isomerase — MKSKLLMICMGTLVALSSCLKEQEVIFVSFEEQMAIDLEILDEYLADNNITAQTDPSGLRYVIREQGNGPTPELTGTVRVGYEGTLLNGDVFDSNEGTSFQLNNLIEGWQIGIPLIQEGGDITLYIPSGLAYGPQGIPGFIPANANLIFTIQLMEVTN, encoded by the coding sequence ATGAAAAGTAAATTACTGATGATTTGTATGGGCACATTGGTTGCCCTTAGTAGTTGTTTGAAGGAACAAGAAGTAATATTCGTATCGTTTGAAGAGCAGATGGCGATAGATCTCGAGATTCTGGATGAATACCTCGCTGATAATAACATTACAGCTCAGACAGATCCAAGCGGATTACGCTACGTCATTCGAGAACAGGGAAATGGACCAACTCCTGAATTGACCGGTACAGTTCGAGTGGGTTATGAAGGGACATTGCTGAATGGGGACGTTTTTGATTCGAATGAAGGAACTTCCTTTCAATTAAATAATTTGATTGAAGGCTGGCAAATTGGTATTCCGCTGATACAAGAAGGTGGCGATATTACACTGTACATTCCTTCCGGCCTGGCTTATGGACCCCAGGGGATTCCAGGATTTATTCCAGCAAATGCCAACCTGATCTTCACGATTCAATTGATGGAAGTAACCAATTGA
- a CDS encoding biopolymer transporter ExbD: MNLKQKHKIDAAFSMSSMTDVIFLLLIFFMLTASFITPSGLPVNLPTSKSSTIVMQKVSVTITKERKYFVDDRQVNINQMEAVLRTAFEGKEGVVVLHCDKSVPVEDMVAVASIATALEAKVSIATKPN, encoded by the coding sequence ATGAACCTGAAGCAAAAACATAAGATCGATGCTGCTTTCAGCATGTCCTCAATGACGGATGTGATCTTTCTGTTGTTGATCTTTTTCATGCTTACGGCCTCCTTTATAACGCCCTCTGGTTTGCCGGTAAACCTCCCGACTTCCAAGAGCTCTACTATCGTAATGCAAAAAGTAAGCGTGACCATTACCAAGGAGCGGAAATACTTTGTGGATGACCGTCAGGTAAACATTAATCAGATGGAAGCCGTATTAAGAACAGCGTTCGAAGGGAAAGAAGGGGTAGTGGTATTGCATTGTGACAAATCGGTACCCGTTGAGGATATGGTAGCAGTTGCATCTATTGCAACAGCTCTGGAAGCGAAGGTGTCCATCGCTACAAAACCCAATTAA
- the holA gene encoding DNA polymerase III subunit delta, with translation MDYAEIMKAVAAGQYAPVYFLQGDEPFFIDNIIDHIEQNALDESQKSFNQYVLYGKEVDFPQIITTARKFPMMGEKQVVIVKEAQELRGWNKDTNQSLLMQYLENPVPSTILVFGYKYKSMDKRTKVGKALEKQTVFLHSKRIYDNQVPGWIQSYARARQVTIDQRAVMLLAENIGNNLQRLSNEIEKLLLNVEDGKPIDEKAVHKYVGISKEYNIFELQTALSQKNRLKAQKIVRYFAANPGNNPMVLTIFNLFSYFSKLLLIHHSPQRDKNTIAKVIGVHPFFAEEYIRATSHYPLPVVVRNISFIRDADLASKGVNQLVPDDGDLLKELVFKLMS, from the coding sequence ATGGATTATGCCGAGATCATGAAGGCCGTTGCGGCGGGGCAATACGCACCCGTTTACTTTTTGCAGGGAGACGAGCCTTTTTTTATCGACAACATCATTGATCACATTGAGCAAAATGCCCTCGATGAGTCCCAAAAAAGCTTCAATCAGTATGTGCTGTATGGCAAGGAAGTGGACTTTCCGCAGATCATTACCACGGCCAGAAAGTTTCCGATGATGGGAGAGAAGCAAGTGGTGATCGTGAAGGAGGCACAGGAGCTGCGAGGCTGGAACAAGGACACCAACCAATCACTGCTGATGCAGTACCTGGAAAATCCGGTTCCATCTACCATTCTTGTCTTTGGCTACAAATACAAGTCGATGGACAAGCGGACCAAGGTCGGCAAAGCCCTCGAAAAGCAAACGGTATTCTTGCATAGCAAACGCATCTATGACAATCAGGTGCCTGGGTGGATTCAAAGCTACGCCCGGGCCCGGCAGGTGACAATCGATCAAAGGGCGGTGATGTTATTGGCAGAAAACATCGGAAACAATTTGCAGCGCCTTTCGAATGAAATAGAAAAGCTGTTGCTCAATGTAGAAGATGGGAAACCTATCGATGAAAAGGCGGTCCATAAATATGTAGGCATCAGTAAGGAGTACAACATATTCGAATTGCAGACAGCCCTAAGTCAGAAAAACCGCTTGAAAGCACAGAAGATCGTTCGCTATTTTGCCGCAAACCCCGGCAATAATCCAATGGTGCTGACCATTTTCAATTTGTTTTCCTATTTCTCTAAGCTGTTATTGATCCATCACAGCCCGCAGCGAGATAAGAACACCATTGCTAAAGTGATTGGCGTTCACCCGTTCTTTGCAGAGGAGTACATCCGTGCGACTTCACATTATCCACTGCCTGTGGTAGTGAGAAACATCAGCTTCATACGTGATGCCGATTTGGCAAGTAAAGGCGTCAATCAATTGGTGCCGGATGATGGCGACCTTTTGAAAGAGTTGGTTTTCAAGCTCATGAGCTAA
- a CDS encoding MotA/TolQ/ExbB proton channel family protein: protein MLLQVDTTVADQEAITVLELLLKGGYMMIPIFLLWIIAIYIFIQRLLVIKKSSQTPENFKDQIREKVSKGDIEGARVLCAQTNTPVARMIEKGVERIGSPLKNIEVSIENIGKIEVYRLEKNLGMLATISGAAPMIGFLGTVTGMIQAFIAIAQEEGAVSPKLLSSGIYEAMITTAAGLFVGILAYLGYNYLITRVQKLIHSMEYNSIDFIDLLQEPTK from the coding sequence ATGTTATTACAGGTTGATACAACGGTGGCCGATCAGGAGGCCATTACGGTGTTAGAGTTACTGCTGAAAGGCGGATACATGATGATCCCGATCTTTTTGTTGTGGATTATTGCGATCTATATTTTTATTCAACGTCTGCTGGTGATCAAGAAATCTTCACAAACTCCGGAGAATTTCAAAGATCAAATCCGGGAGAAAGTTTCTAAAGGGGATATCGAAGGTGCAAGGGTACTCTGTGCTCAGACCAATACGCCAGTAGCTCGTATGATTGAAAAAGGAGTGGAGCGCATTGGAAGCCCGCTTAAAAATATTGAGGTGAGCATCGAGAACATTGGAAAGATCGAAGTTTACCGATTAGAAAAGAACCTGGGTATGCTGGCGACCATTTCCGGTGCAGCGCCCATGATCGGTTTCCTGGGGACGGTTACGGGTATGATCCAGGCGTTCATTGCGATTGCCCAAGAGGAAGGTGCCGTAAGCCCCAAATTGCTTTCCAGCGGGATCTATGAAGCCATGATCACTACTGCGGCGGGTCTGTTCGTAGGAATTTTGGCATATCTCGGATACAATTACCTGATCACCAGGGTGCAAAAGCTGATCCATAGCATGGAGTACAATTCCATCGACTTCATTGATCTATTACAAGAGCCTACCAAATGA
- a CDS encoding folylpolyglutamate synthase/dihydrofolate synthase family protein gives MKTYQETLDFLFSQLPMYQKVGKSAFKKDLTNTRALLEALGNPEQTFKSIHIAGTNGKGSSAAMLNAILIEAGYHTGCYTSPHLKSFTERITLNGQPIHEEEVIAFTELIQPQIKTIQPSFFEITVAMAFWYFSKQEVDIAIIETGLGGRLDSTNVITPEVALITKIGMDHMDMLGNTLAAIAGEKAGIIKPNVPTVLGSDQPEIIHVFEEKARSLDSELIVSRDRYRWESKEGPIGKQTIDLQVGETLMYESLEVNSAADYVLDNLPGVLEVLEKLRPKYAEINEQAIRQGLAKFQLKGRMQLLSRNPLVVADVSHNEQGLKALFHQVRQWPVDKLRIVLGLVREKDLSTVLTILPKDAIYYFTQSQVPRALPLSALKIAAMDVGMHGAAFANVNIAMAEAKTQAGENDCILICGSTFVVAEINDL, from the coding sequence TTGAAGACCTATCAGGAAACCCTGGACTTTCTTTTTTCGCAACTACCTATGTACCAGAAGGTGGGGAAAAGTGCGTTCAAAAAAGACTTGACCAATACCCGTGCATTATTGGAGGCTTTAGGTAATCCGGAGCAGACATTCAAGTCCATACATATTGCCGGTACCAATGGGAAAGGGTCCAGTGCAGCCATGCTGAATGCGATTCTGATCGAGGCGGGATATCATACAGGCTGCTATACTTCACCACATCTCAAGTCCTTCACGGAGCGCATCACTTTGAATGGTCAACCTATTCATGAGGAGGAAGTCATTGCATTCACTGAATTGATCCAGCCACAGATCAAAACCATCCAGCCATCGTTTTTTGAGATTACTGTAGCCATGGCTTTTTGGTATTTCAGTAAGCAAGAAGTTGACATAGCGATCATTGAAACAGGATTAGGTGGCAGACTGGATAGTACCAATGTGATCACTCCTGAAGTTGCTTTGATCACCAAAATTGGCATGGACCACATGGACATGCTGGGAAATACGCTTGCGGCCATTGCTGGGGAAAAGGCTGGGATCATCAAACCAAATGTTCCTACGGTGCTGGGCAGTGATCAGCCAGAGATTATACATGTTTTTGAAGAGAAAGCCCGATCGCTCGATAGTGAATTGATCGTATCGAGAGATCGCTACCGATGGGAAAGTAAAGAAGGACCAATAGGAAAACAAACGATTGATTTGCAGGTCGGTGAAACCTTAATGTACGAATCATTGGAAGTGAATAGTGCGGCAGATTATGTGCTGGACAATCTGCCGGGTGTGTTGGAGGTCCTGGAGAAATTGAGACCCAAATACGCAGAAATCAATGAACAGGCTATTCGTCAGGGGTTGGCAAAATTCCAATTGAAAGGCCGCATGCAGCTTTTGAGCCGAAACCCGTTGGTAGTAGCAGATGTGAGTCACAATGAGCAGGGGTTGAAAGCGCTTTTTCATCAGGTGCGGCAATGGCCTGTCGATAAATTGCGAATTGTACTGGGGTTAGTGAGGGAAAAGGACCTGTCGACGGTTCTAACCATACTGCCCAAAGATGCGATCTACTATTTCACACAAAGTCAGGTGCCGCGTGCACTTCCTTTGAGTGCTTTGAAAATAGCAGCAATGGATGTTGGGATGCACGGAGCAGCTTTCGCTAATGTTAATATTGCTATGGCAGAAGCGAAGACTCAGGCGGGTGAAAATGATTGTATATTAATTTGTGGCAGTACTTTTGTGGTCGCAGAAATCAATGATTTGTGA